Genomic DNA from Macadamia integrifolia cultivar HAES 741 chromosome 6, SCU_Mint_v3, whole genome shotgun sequence:
AGGGAAGAATTCCCAGGAGACCTAGATGTTCTTATGCTTGGAAACGAGCTTCCAAAGGAGCTTAAGAATCCCAGTGGAATTGACATCCTTGATCCGACGAATGCCAAGGCCCCCTTCGGATTTGGGAAGACACATAGACTTCCAACTAATTTGATAAAAGAATCTGCCTGATTTTtcccctttccaaaggaaggagcgcATGAGAGAATTGATAGCCTTGATGATGGATTGAGGGAGCTTGAAGGTACTAGACCAATAAATATAGCAGGATTGGAGCATAGATTTAATGAGGACAATGCAACCCGCTTAGGAAAGGAGCTTACCTTTCCAGAGCTAGAGCTTCTTGCTAATGAGGTCCAGCAGGGGATAGCAGTAAAGGGTAGAGAGCCTAGAGGAGATGAGGGGGAGACTAAGATATTTGACTGGGAGGGCTCCCAAGGGGAAGCCGGAGATGGATTGGTGGGAGAATTTCAAGAGGTTTGAGACTCTAGAAAGGAAGAGGTTGGACTTGAGGAGATTTATGCGGAATGCTGAAAGCTTATAAAATAGGTGAAGGGAGGACATGAAGGTTAGGATAGAGTAGGGACCCGCTTTGGAGAAAATCTTGAGGTTATCCACAAAAGCAAGGTGGGTGAGGTTAATGGCCTTACACTTGGGAAGGGGGGAAGATGAGGTGAAGATCAATAGAGGATTGGAGGGAGCAGGAGAGAACCTCCAGGGAGAGgcagaagagaaaggaggagaggggGTAGCCTTGACGGATCCCAACCGTAGAATGAAAATAACCCGCTAGGCTACCATTGACAAGGACAGAGAAACGGGGAGAGAAAATGCCAAGATGGATCCAATTGATGAAGTTGGGGGGGGAAGCCATGGAATAGAGCACTTTGGAAATGAAATCCCAACAGATGGAGTCGAAAGctttatgaatgtcaatcttcatgAGGGTGGCGTGTGCATGAGATTTGCGATCGAAACCTCTGACGATTTCTTGGCAAAGGATGATGTTATCAGCAATGCTACACTCCGCAATGAAGGCGGATTGATTAGAGCTGACAAGAGAGTGAACCACAAGCTGAATTTTATTGGCCAGGATCTTGGCAATAACCTTGTAAAGAAGATTGCAAAGAGAAATAGATTTGAAGTCAGACACGAAGGAGGCCCCTCCATCttagggatgaggcaaaggaaggtgtgattGATCCGTCGAATTTGGGAGGGGGAAAGGAAGAAGTTGCGGATAGCCTTAAAGAGGTCAGGCTTAATAATATCCCAGCAGGCAAAAAAGAAGCCCATGCTGAATCTTTCCTGACCGGGGCTATGCTGATCAGACCAGATATTGACTATGCTGTAGGGGGAGTTAACCGATTCCTACATGATTTATAGACTGCATATCTAAATGCAGTAACCAGATTCTGAGATGCTTGAAATCCGCTCCAGGCAAGGGAATTTTATTATCAAATCATAGCAATCTAAAGTTAGAGGCTTTcattgatgctgattgggcaggcTCCGTGGATGACCAATGATCTACTGCTGGATACTATATATTCCTAGGAGGAAATCTGGTTACCTGGAAAAGCAAGAAGCAACCTGTGGTATCTAGATCAAGCACAGAAGCAGAGTACTGAGCAATGGCTCAAGGTGTTTGCGAATTTATATGGCTTAAAATCTTACTTAATGATCTGTGGGTGACATCTGGAGAACCTGTGATGCTCTATTCCGATAACTAGGCAGCAAGTAGAGCTCATAACCCAGTTCAACATGTCAGAACTAAGCATATTTAGATAGACTGGCACTTTATCAAGGAAAATCTTGAACAAGGCTCCATTTATATTCCGTTTGTCACATTTGCATATCAGTTAactgatctttcttcaaaggttTCATCCTATTGTATGCAAGTTGGGCGTGAGAAATATCTATGCAcgaacttgagggggagtgttgaggaTAGGATGAGTATTCCACCTCGTATATGTGTGTACTTGTACTACCTTCCGTATTTGTTACCCTTTGCACTACATGTCTGCCTTATAAATAAAGAACAGCCTCTGTTATATGAGACAAGGGAAATCATTCCCTAATCTTCTCTACTTATTCATactaatcccttttttttttttttgggtttctactCCTAAGTAGTGAATAAAACCCATTTCAACCTTTTGCAGTATTCTGCCGTTTCCTATTTGTTGCATCAAATTTCGTACTAAAGGGTTTTGGAATAAGGTTGAGGCTGGAACTTAatgcaaaattttcaataactAGTGAGTATAATGGATGCTAGGGAACCTATTGACTTTGAAGGCTAGGAAGTGTAACATGATATTCAAATGTGAGTTTTCAAAGATGTACTGAATTTCTGGATTAGGGATACAGATTAGCATATTAGATGTGAGAGAGTTTATTTAAaaatgagaagggaaaaaaggatatttattaataatattcCATTATGGGAAATAATAAGAGAACTTGATTATTTCTTCCTTGACATCCATGGCCTTCTGTAAACTGGTGGCTCTCCAAAACTGGGGCTACAGGATCTTCAGATGGGCCTGAGCTCCCGGGGTCCCGGGTCTTAGGTCCCAATAGCATGCCATGTGTCCCATGTTCAGGACCTATCCtaatgtagggggttcctaggtgactaggtcttctacaagattaactaactaggtagggtaaactcaagggacttgggtagataggacaaagaaactcagcaaacaagattaagcatgcaaaatagaatgagactaataagcaaagtagcaaaaaacaataataatctaggcgaaaaaacacataaactcttacttaagcttcaagtggggacatggggaagggaacaaacgtcatacgaATGTTGGTTCAacacaaatcaatccaaacatcaaataagatatgcaaataatcaatgtcctctagcagccaactaaaatagaaaaatcagcaAAGGTTTTGGAAGCATAACAGTGGCGAAacgtcttaaaacaatgggtaaaaaagtAGACATAAGCAAAAGGGCATAGactggtttcaatgttaatgggctgcaacatgTAACAGGGATATATGGAGGTGggaggggtttagtttaattagttaccttgttgctgtcctggtctgaggagtaaagaagaagtcgaagtcctccaaaataaagagttgcagtcCAACCTACTTGATGAAGAACAACAGTTCCGATTGTTGGGGAAGTTCCAGCAGCAACCCAGTTGGGGTTTTCTCGATGGAGATAATCtctaatgatggtgaacaatttctgCAATAGGGCGGCAGCAACAGGaaagacagaaaacagaaaagagaaggatgaagggtgagaaagggagaaaggagaatgagagagggagccgtgagagagagaggaggtgtgaaacagagggagaccgagagtgagagatgagaaaagggagaggggagagaaagagaaatcgtgggggggggtttgggggctgttttgccttcaatattcttcattcattaattttcattgtggccaatggccttacataaataataggataattactaaaACGGAAAGGCTAATTTAGGAACATAAtctcagaaataaagaagtttcctaaaaaaaacaaataggaatgttatttagtttcctactcaactcaatgacctaaataaacaaaatcctaggaaataaaactactaacatatcagatttggtgggggccacacaatcttggccaagaaaaggaaggagaggactcgatccagcgctgggaaggctggaccgagccttccttttctttctttttttcttcctcctaatcctccaaccacaaagaaggttgggtcttcttcttccttcggctgtacgtcttgatgtccccatcataTCCTCTCCCCTTACCTTGTTTCAAAGCtagcttctctctccttgtcaaCTATGCCTCTATGAGGATTCAGAGATTGAGAGCTTGGCTTCAGCTCGTTGCACATAAATTGATCCCTCCTTGCagatacaaataaaaattagCATGACCAAATAATTTTTAACCATTTGATCTAATTGTTAATATTTGGAGCTTATAGGGTATATTGTCatgcacacaaaaaaaaaaaagaaaaaaaaaaaggtgtttatTGTTTTGGGTGAACGGAAAGCATATTGTTGGAAATATCCATTcgtgatatttttttattgttgtaaTTGATCGCCTTGATTGGAACCCCCAACGGTTTGACCTCATCTTCTCATCATGGAAAATGTGGCAAGTTTACTCGTCCTGGGTGGACGTGTGTAGTTCCCTTGTTGAAATAGTAGAGGTTCATGATATGACCGGTGAGGTTCAGTTCAAGGtttaagtatcagtattggGTATTGTATCGGAAGGATGATTTTAGGAGACGTATCATATCTGAGAGATGCAAGATATACTAAAATAATGGGTAAATGGTCAACAAACATATGGAGAATGCAGAATAAAGTTTTGAATcataaaacaatataaatatgcaatatgtaaaatatatcatgtacAAAAAAGATAACGAAGTATGAAGAAACAACTACATTCTTAATTATATAatggatgaggtttcttacatgcaCTAATACCAACTTTTTAAGGTATCGTATCAAGATATAATACGTATGGGTTAGTTAAAACCTTGGTTCAATTCATTGAGTTTTTCTGTTATTTCATATATATTGTAAATCATCTACGTTATCACATAATTATGTGGATGAAAGATCCTAGGGAAATAATGAAGTTTTTCTTTTCCCACCCCCGTGGATTCTTTTTTTCGTTGGCTAACATTCAATATTTTGCATCAGGATGCAGTGGACTATGGCATGCCCGTCCAAGAGCAGAAAGTATCCAGACAAATGTTTCAACATGTGGTGGGGAAGCTTACCAAGGAGGTGCCTAGTAAGGGCCTCTGGAATTGCCCTAATCAGCTGTCAGAGGATATGGTTCGTTGTATGAGAAACATATTTCATATTGCTGGTGGGTTCTTCTGTTGTATCATCCAATTCATCTGCATTTGAGAGCCACAGCTCCCCTTCAGTTCCAGATGGACATGTTATGAATTCATTCTTGTTGTCATCCTCTGAACGTTCCATGGTTTCATCATGGGCGCAGTCTCCAAAAGTTGATCTACAATGTAATGCTGAGGTGTTGGCCACAGAGAATGCCTGTGATCCTTATACTGTCCGTAGTAAATTATGCTGGGCTGACATTGGAACATATGGATCAGCAGTCGAGGTTTCTTGGATGTCAGTAGGGAAGAAACAGATGGAATATGCTGCTGGAGCACTACGGAGATTCAGGTGAGGTGTCATTATTATTCCGGGCTAAAATTTTCCTGGTAGAAATGTGCAATTGATATTGCCACAGAAGACTAGTGTCATAAAGATTCTGGATCATCTTGTAACCAGCCTGAGATTTAGCCATTTGACTAATATTTTGACATCCGTGTCTTTGAACATGTACGCAAATTACTTTAGAATTTGATAAGAGAATTGTGGAAGTCTTACCATTTTAGAAGTCTGGGAGTCAACTTGGGCATCCGCTTGTTCCCTCAGGAGCAATTTCTTACCTTGTTACTCGCCCCCTTTAGTTGATCCTCTTGTGTATCAGATTTCCAACTTGGTAGGTTAACCAAGTGGATCAAATCGTTATATTCAATTTGGCCGTGGTAAAATGGGAATACTGAACCACAGCTTCAGCCCCTAAATTATGAAACCTTGAGACTGCCCCTGGTTAAGTTCAAGCCTCCCTCTCTCTGCTGATAAATCTGCAACTCACCCACCTgggtacctctctctctctctctctctctctctctcacagaatCTATTCCCTGTTCCAACAAAATTTCATCCAAAAATCTCTCATGTGTCAAGCTTGAGTATCCCTATCAATTGATGCCTTGAATGGGGTTTTGGAGGGACCTTCTAATTTATTCAATCAAACACCATATAAATTTCAGAATCCCACCCATAGCCATAAGTAGAATCGTGGGAACTCAAACTGGCAGTAGGAGATCTTCGATAACTCCCAAATAGAATTCAGATGATTCCCAAAGTTTTACCCAAACTAGGTCTCCCATGgtacttcaaagttcaaaccctaTTCCAATCCAATGATTAGATAGAAAGATATGGGCAAGTAAATCAAATTTGACAGCGTAtcagaattagaaacaaagtATAACTTCACACAGCAGGACAGCATCAAACTAAGATCACATTCTCCATTCATCATATAGAACACAATATGTAGGAATCAACTTAAACTGATGGCCAGAATTAAAAGTTATCAACCCAGCGGAATAGAAACTAGATAACAGAATTTGTTAAGTACCACTAGCTTCCCATTTGTGAGGTAGATCAAGCCCCAACTTGGGTCGAAGGTAGGGCACGAACATTAACTTGGAACCCCAAAATATCTCAGCATTCCAAGGGCCAAATGTTGAGATAACAGTACCTCAAAAGTTGCAGCCAAATAGCCATAGAAACAGAGAACCTCCAACAAGTTTATGGCCAACAGAAGCTTCAGGCTTAAAATTGATATGTTGCATCACAGATTATAAGCACAGTCAGCCTTTAAACATTCTCTCTACTTACTTGGATGCGCATGCACAGAACTCAGTTGAAAGTATAAAAGACAAACCAATAGATGATAGGGATATGGCAAGAGCTTCTCACTTAAGATTAACTAGATTCTCACTAGCCACCACCAGTCTCTCTCCCTAGGGTTATTCTACATCTCACAGAAGTTCTTGCTGCACACAAGAGGAAAACAACTTAACAGCCATAAAGTCTCATACTCTCATCAAAATTGTTGGATTTGTATGATTGTATCCCCCAatacttctttatttataacttctCAACATTACAAGAAAATAGTAACTCTTCATGCACAAACAACAGAGTTTTAGAGAAAACAAGATAGCAAGCTTCTAGATTACTACAAACTAGAAACTAACTACTGAAATCCCATATAGGACCtaaatccctaatatttgggcttatagaatcggcctttttttttttttgggtgaataaacaaATGCATTACAagaaggaggagggagagtacaGCCCCCAAGGGGAGATTGCAAACCGAATAAGGGTAACCAAAGCCAATAAAGGACTACATCCAAGGGCCAATGGGCATGAAGAATCAAAAACATGTCATAAAACACATGTCCATTACATCAccaaaagcccacatgggcttaAAAATCAAGCCCAATTGCACAACACAGctcaaaacaaaaaacccaCATGGGTAGAGAGACAAGAACCAAGAAGCCCAAATTAAAGAAGAGGGGCAAACAAGACAATTCCAAGTAGGATTTGATCGCTATCGtgaacgaatcaaaataaatccCTTACTAAACTATGAGATATTGGTAAGAAAGGGGTCGAAACCACAAAGAACTGAAAGGCTAAATTTACTAAAATTGATGTGAATgttgttttgaaaatcaaattgcAAAAATTAAGACTAAATTCATGACTAATTAACAAAACTGAGAATTTCTGAGAGGAACAACCTTTAGGTTTCGAATCCCTATTGCCATGATTATTTAACTCTGATGCATACTCCGGTTCATTAAAACTACAAGTCTAATGCAACCATAGAATGATAATCCCGGTTCATTCTAGGAATAACCTATCTTGCCGAGCACTATCGTCTTTTGCATACGCTTAGCACGCTTAGTTCAGTCAGTTAAGGCTATCGTCGATACAACTGAAATTTCGATAAAAACTATTGTttaaatagaaaatatgaatcACAGAAGCGCATTCTCTAAACtaattaattcaattaaaaacATCCACCAAGGGAGGGAGCCTCaacatcaaacaatcaagtatgcttaaaccagaaattaaataacaatcaTCAATAGTTCATCTGCACCTAAAGACAAAGGGGACTTAGCTGCTCATGATGCGAATCAACGAAGGGCAGCAATGACGGTGTTCTTTCATAGAGACACGAACACATGTGAAGGGATTCAGTGGTGATGCGGTACGTTGCAATGGCAGTGATGGAACCTTGGTGCGATGGCATTGATCTCTACGCAATGCTGCCCAGAAAAATCCGTCCAGAAGAAGGTGCGATCCAAGAAGGGAGATCCgtggaggagaggaagaagaggcacAAGCAATGGAGAAGCACTCCTTAAATAATGAGTGTGTGAAAGAGCAAAAGAGAGATGGCATGAGTGAGAGTTGTGGGTGAGAGAGGAATTGTAGAATTGAGATATGGGagggagagataaaataggagtGACATTTTAGGGGCTGGTTAGGACAAGGAGAGAGAACATGAGTAAGATGGAGAAAGATGGATtcggtgagagagagagaaccgtgggTAGGGGAGAGAAAGGAGGGATCCCAAAATGTTCAAAAGAGGGAGAGATATTagaacaaagaaagagaaattggaAGAGGTGGAGTTGTATTAGGGGAGAACTGTGAGTGCAAGAGAGAGATGGATTTGGTCTAGGAGATAAAAACAAGGAAATTGGGGCGTGCATGAGATGAgagcaagaagagagagggaagacCTGAGAAGGAGAGACCGAGATTGGGAGAGATTGTAGGGGAGAAGGAATCCTATCCTAATTtggacaaggagagagaaaaa
This window encodes:
- the LOC122081771 gene encoding uncharacterized protein LOC122081771 encodes the protein MVSLHFQLSQERNERRLAEYHLKHSSSQSQFFCSPEKMKEPDAVDYGMPVQEQKVSRQMFQHVVGKLTKEVPSKGLWNCPNQLSEDMVRCMRNIFHIAGGFFCCIIQFICI